The proteins below are encoded in one region of Scleropages formosus chromosome 19, fSclFor1.1, whole genome shotgun sequence:
- the b4galt3 gene encoding beta-1,4-galactosyltransferase 3 isoform X4: protein MLFCGRTFDSPCTLAMLVGFQFAFVLYFSLGGFRGLVSVLVRTAEPEFDYSHPHDVYTNLSQVGVLLAGHTGAPGNTAQLRDCPLPSPLLVGPVSVRLSSPLSLEEIHKKNPLVSPGGHYRPPDCEPQHHTAIVVPYRNRPAHLRALLYHLHPFLQRQQLHYGIYIVHQVGNSTFNRAKLLNVGVREALRDEEWGCIFLHDVDLLPENDHNTYTCHPQHPTHLSVAMDKFRYRVRLSGMKIIRPSVAVGHYKMIKHRGDKGNEENPRRFDLLMRTRRNWRADGLNSLTYELLSKQLEPLYTNLSVDIGEDPRKLSHRVSLVKKDPRSPAKSMEKKDSEATGSAAKVNQVPQEKSNVTTKELRRLKYNVRGIKDGERVVI, encoded by the exons ATGCTGTTTTGTGGCCGAACCTTTGATTCCCCTTGCACCCTGGCCATGCTAGTGGGGTTCCAATTTGCCTTCGTGCTCTACTTCTCCTTGGGTGGGTTCCGTGGCTTGGTGTCAGTCCTGGTGCGTACCGCAGAGCCCGAGTTTGACTACTCGCACCCCCATGATGTCTACACCAACCTCAGCCAGGTGGGAGTGCTGCTCGCTGGCCACACAGGGGCCCCAGGGAACACTGCACAACTGAGAGACTGCCCCCTGCCTTCACCCTTGCTTG TGGGCCCTGTATCTGTGCGCTTGTCCTCCCCACTCTCCTTGGAGGAGATTCATAAGAAGAATCCATTGGTATCTCCTGGGGGCCACTATCGCCCTCCTGACTGTGAGCCTCAACACCACACAGCCATTGTGGTCCCTTACCGCAACCGGCCAGCACATCTCCGTGCCCTGCTTTACCACCTACACCCCTTcctgcagaggcagcagcttCATTATGGGATCTACATCGTTCACCAG GTGGGAAACTCCACGTTTAACCGTGCAAAGCTGCTGAATGTGGGGGTTCGAGAGGCACTGCGAGACGAGGAATGGGGCTGTATTTTCCTGCACGATGTTGACCTGCTTCCTGAGAATGACCACAACACCTACACCTGCCACCCCCAACACCCAACACACCTCTCTGTGGCAATGGACAAGTTCCGCTACAG AGTACGCTTATCAGGGATGAAGATAATTCGGCCATCGGTGGCAGTTGGTCATTATAAGATGATCAAGCACAGGGGGGACAAAGGAAATGAAGAGAACCCACGAAG GTTTGATTTGTTAATGCGAACCAGGAGGAACTGGCGTGCAGATGGCCTCAACTCTCTCACCTATGAACTCCTGTCAAAACAACTGGAACCTCTTTATACTAACCTGTCTGTCGACATTGGGGAGGACCCACGCAAACTGTCCCACAGGGTCTCCCTAGTAAAAAAAGACCCTCGATCTCCAGCCAAATCAATGGAAAAGAAAGACAGTGAGGCAACAGGTAGCGCTGCAAAAGTAAACCAAGTCCCACAAGAAAAATCTAATGTGACAACTAAGGAGTTAAGAAGGCTTAAGTACAATGTGAGAGGCATTAAAGATGGGGAGCGTGTGGTCATTTAG
- the b4galt3 gene encoding beta-1,4-galactosyltransferase 3 isoform X3 has translation MEWSAMSQQAVLVRTAEPEFDYSHPHDVYTNLSQVGVLLAGHTGAPGNTAQLRDCPLPSPLLVGPVSVRLSSPLSLEEIHKKNPLVSPGGHYRPPDCEPQHHTAIVVPYRNRPAHLRALLYHLHPFLQRQQLHYGIYIVHQVGNSTFNRAKLLNVGVREALRDEEWGCIFLHDVDLLPENDHNTYTCHPQHPTHLSVAMDKFRYRLPYSQYFGGVSAVTPDQYLRMNGFPNQYWGWGGEDDDIAARVRLSGMKIIRPSVAVGHYKMIKHRGDKGNEENPRRFDLLMRTRRNWRADGLNSLTYELLSKQLEPLYTNLSVDIGEDPRKLSHRVSLVKKDPRSPAKSMEKKDSEATGSAAKVNQVPQEKSNVTTKELRRLKYNVRGIKDGERVVI, from the exons atggaatggtcTGCAATGAGCCAACAGGCAG TCCTGGTGCGTACCGCAGAGCCCGAGTTTGACTACTCGCACCCCCATGATGTCTACACCAACCTCAGCCAGGTGGGAGTGCTGCTCGCTGGCCACACAGGGGCCCCAGGGAACACTGCACAACTGAGAGACTGCCCCCTGCCTTCACCCTTGCTTG TGGGCCCTGTATCTGTGCGCTTGTCCTCCCCACTCTCCTTGGAGGAGATTCATAAGAAGAATCCATTGGTATCTCCTGGGGGCCACTATCGCCCTCCTGACTGTGAGCCTCAACACCACACAGCCATTGTGGTCCCTTACCGCAACCGGCCAGCACATCTCCGTGCCCTGCTTTACCACCTACACCCCTTcctgcagaggcagcagcttCATTATGGGATCTACATCGTTCACCAG GTGGGAAACTCCACGTTTAACCGTGCAAAGCTGCTGAATGTGGGGGTTCGAGAGGCACTGCGAGACGAGGAATGGGGCTGTATTTTCCTGCACGATGTTGACCTGCTTCCTGAGAATGACCACAACACCTACACCTGCCACCCCCAACACCCAACACACCTCTCTGTGGCAATGGACAAGTTCCGCTACAG GTTGCCATACTCTCAGTATTTTGGAGGGGTGTCCGCAGTAACACCTGACCAGTACCTCAGAATGAATGGCTTCCCAAACCAGtactggggttgggggggggaggatgaTGACATCGCAGCCAG AGTACGCTTATCAGGGATGAAGATAATTCGGCCATCGGTGGCAGTTGGTCATTATAAGATGATCAAGCACAGGGGGGACAAAGGAAATGAAGAGAACCCACGAAG GTTTGATTTGTTAATGCGAACCAGGAGGAACTGGCGTGCAGATGGCCTCAACTCTCTCACCTATGAACTCCTGTCAAAACAACTGGAACCTCTTTATACTAACCTGTCTGTCGACATTGGGGAGGACCCACGCAAACTGTCCCACAGGGTCTCCCTAGTAAAAAAAGACCCTCGATCTCCAGCCAAATCAATGGAAAAGAAAGACAGTGAGGCAACAGGTAGCGCTGCAAAAGTAAACCAAGTCCCACAAGAAAAATCTAATGTGACAACTAAGGAGTTAAGAAGGCTTAAGTACAATGTGAGAGGCATTAAAGATGGGGAGCGTGTGGTCATTTAG
- the b4galt3 gene encoding beta-1,4-galactosyltransferase 3 isoform X2, whose protein sequence is MGLEWNGMVCNEPTVLVRTAEPEFDYSHPHDVYTNLSQVGVLLAGHTGAPGNTAQLRDCPLPSPLLVGPVSVRLSSPLSLEEIHKKNPLVSPGGHYRPPDCEPQHHTAIVVPYRNRPAHLRALLYHLHPFLQRQQLHYGIYIVHQVGNSTFNRAKLLNVGVREALRDEEWGCIFLHDVDLLPENDHNTYTCHPQHPTHLSVAMDKFRYRLPYSQYFGGVSAVTPDQYLRMNGFPNQYWGWGGEDDDIAARVRLSGMKIIRPSVAVGHYKMIKHRGDKGNEENPRRFDLLMRTRRNWRADGLNSLTYELLSKQLEPLYTNLSVDIGEDPRKLSHRVSLVKKDPRSPAKSMEKKDSEATGSAAKVNQVPQEKSNVTTKELRRLKYNVRGIKDGERVVI, encoded by the exons ATGGGcttggaatggaatggaatggtcTGCAATGAGCCAACAG TCCTGGTGCGTACCGCAGAGCCCGAGTTTGACTACTCGCACCCCCATGATGTCTACACCAACCTCAGCCAGGTGGGAGTGCTGCTCGCTGGCCACACAGGGGCCCCAGGGAACACTGCACAACTGAGAGACTGCCCCCTGCCTTCACCCTTGCTTG TGGGCCCTGTATCTGTGCGCTTGTCCTCCCCACTCTCCTTGGAGGAGATTCATAAGAAGAATCCATTGGTATCTCCTGGGGGCCACTATCGCCCTCCTGACTGTGAGCCTCAACACCACACAGCCATTGTGGTCCCTTACCGCAACCGGCCAGCACATCTCCGTGCCCTGCTTTACCACCTACACCCCTTcctgcagaggcagcagcttCATTATGGGATCTACATCGTTCACCAG GTGGGAAACTCCACGTTTAACCGTGCAAAGCTGCTGAATGTGGGGGTTCGAGAGGCACTGCGAGACGAGGAATGGGGCTGTATTTTCCTGCACGATGTTGACCTGCTTCCTGAGAATGACCACAACACCTACACCTGCCACCCCCAACACCCAACACACCTCTCTGTGGCAATGGACAAGTTCCGCTACAG GTTGCCATACTCTCAGTATTTTGGAGGGGTGTCCGCAGTAACACCTGACCAGTACCTCAGAATGAATGGCTTCCCAAACCAGtactggggttgggggggggaggatgaTGACATCGCAGCCAG AGTACGCTTATCAGGGATGAAGATAATTCGGCCATCGGTGGCAGTTGGTCATTATAAGATGATCAAGCACAGGGGGGACAAAGGAAATGAAGAGAACCCACGAAG GTTTGATTTGTTAATGCGAACCAGGAGGAACTGGCGTGCAGATGGCCTCAACTCTCTCACCTATGAACTCCTGTCAAAACAACTGGAACCTCTTTATACTAACCTGTCTGTCGACATTGGGGAGGACCCACGCAAACTGTCCCACAGGGTCTCCCTAGTAAAAAAAGACCCTCGATCTCCAGCCAAATCAATGGAAAAGAAAGACAGTGAGGCAACAGGTAGCGCTGCAAAAGTAAACCAAGTCCCACAAGAAAAATCTAATGTGACAACTAAGGAGTTAAGAAGGCTTAAGTACAATGTGAGAGGCATTAAAGATGGGGAGCGTGTGGTCATTTAG
- the LOC108939251 gene encoding HRAS-like suppressor 2, translating to MDYTQQVSQVVAAGCFGDLIEFSYPIGYSHWGVYDGDEYVVHFAVADEGELKRMFRNSLQTMFPVCGDLLLGETRIQRQLLLDVNVPKGAQVIISNNQHGREPSSEEDMRHRCNALLNKELPYKLFTLNCEHFATFVRYGEAVCNQIPGRARNKECEGATKVFRDIVDLYYS from the exons ATGGACTACACACAGCAG GTTAGTCAGGTTGTGGCCGCCGGCTGTTTTGGAGATCTGATTGAGTTCTCCTACCCCATTGGATACTCGCACTGGGGCGTCTATGATGGAGATGAATACGTTGTCCATTTTGCTGTGGCAG ATGAGGGAGAACTGAAGAGAATGTTCCGCAACTCTCTCCAAACGATGTTCCCCGTGTGCGGTGACCTTCTGCTTGGTGAGACGCGGATACAGCGGCAGTTGCTGTTGGATGTCAATGTGCCCAAAGGGGCACAGGTCATTATCAGCAACAACCAGCATGGACGGGAACCATCATCTGAAGAGGACATGAGGCATAGGTGTAATGCCTTGCTCAACAAGGAGTTGCCTTACAAGCTGTTCACTTTAAATTGTGAGCACTTTGCCACCTTCGTACGATACGGGGAGGCTGTATGCAACCag ATTCCAGGAAGAGCTAGAAACAAAGAATGTGAAGGGGCAACAAAGGTTTTCAGAGACATTGTTGATCTTTACTATTCCTGA
- the b4galt3 gene encoding beta-1,4-galactosyltransferase 3 isoform X1: MLFCGRTFDSPCTLAMLVGFQFAFVLYFSLGGFRGLVSVLVRTAEPEFDYSHPHDVYTNLSQVGVLLAGHTGAPGNTAQLRDCPLPSPLLVGPVSVRLSSPLSLEEIHKKNPLVSPGGHYRPPDCEPQHHTAIVVPYRNRPAHLRALLYHLHPFLQRQQLHYGIYIVHQVGNSTFNRAKLLNVGVREALRDEEWGCIFLHDVDLLPENDHNTYTCHPQHPTHLSVAMDKFRYRLPYSQYFGGVSAVTPDQYLRMNGFPNQYWGWGGEDDDIAARVRLSGMKIIRPSVAVGHYKMIKHRGDKGNEENPRRFDLLMRTRRNWRADGLNSLTYELLSKQLEPLYTNLSVDIGEDPRKLSHRVSLVKKDPRSPAKSMEKKDSEATGSAAKVNQVPQEKSNVTTKELRRLKYNVRGIKDGERVVI, from the exons ATGCTGTTTTGTGGCCGAACCTTTGATTCCCCTTGCACCCTGGCCATGCTAGTGGGGTTCCAATTTGCCTTCGTGCTCTACTTCTCCTTGGGTGGGTTCCGTGGCTTGGTGTCAGTCCTGGTGCGTACCGCAGAGCCCGAGTTTGACTACTCGCACCCCCATGATGTCTACACCAACCTCAGCCAGGTGGGAGTGCTGCTCGCTGGCCACACAGGGGCCCCAGGGAACACTGCACAACTGAGAGACTGCCCCCTGCCTTCACCCTTGCTTG TGGGCCCTGTATCTGTGCGCTTGTCCTCCCCACTCTCCTTGGAGGAGATTCATAAGAAGAATCCATTGGTATCTCCTGGGGGCCACTATCGCCCTCCTGACTGTGAGCCTCAACACCACACAGCCATTGTGGTCCCTTACCGCAACCGGCCAGCACATCTCCGTGCCCTGCTTTACCACCTACACCCCTTcctgcagaggcagcagcttCATTATGGGATCTACATCGTTCACCAG GTGGGAAACTCCACGTTTAACCGTGCAAAGCTGCTGAATGTGGGGGTTCGAGAGGCACTGCGAGACGAGGAATGGGGCTGTATTTTCCTGCACGATGTTGACCTGCTTCCTGAGAATGACCACAACACCTACACCTGCCACCCCCAACACCCAACACACCTCTCTGTGGCAATGGACAAGTTCCGCTACAG GTTGCCATACTCTCAGTATTTTGGAGGGGTGTCCGCAGTAACACCTGACCAGTACCTCAGAATGAATGGCTTCCCAAACCAGtactggggttgggggggggaggatgaTGACATCGCAGCCAG AGTACGCTTATCAGGGATGAAGATAATTCGGCCATCGGTGGCAGTTGGTCATTATAAGATGATCAAGCACAGGGGGGACAAAGGAAATGAAGAGAACCCACGAAG GTTTGATTTGTTAATGCGAACCAGGAGGAACTGGCGTGCAGATGGCCTCAACTCTCTCACCTATGAACTCCTGTCAAAACAACTGGAACCTCTTTATACTAACCTGTCTGTCGACATTGGGGAGGACCCACGCAAACTGTCCCACAGGGTCTCCCTAGTAAAAAAAGACCCTCGATCTCCAGCCAAATCAATGGAAAAGAAAGACAGTGAGGCAACAGGTAGCGCTGCAAAAGTAAACCAAGTCCCACAAGAAAAATCTAATGTGACAACTAAGGAGTTAAGAAGGCTTAAGTACAATGTGAGAGGCATTAAAGATGGGGAGCGTGTGGTCATTTAG